A single region of the Ascaphus truei isolate aAscTru1 chromosome 6, aAscTru1.hap1, whole genome shotgun sequence genome encodes:
- the TMEM50A gene encoding transmembrane protein 50A isoform X1 encodes MSGFLDGMRCSECIDWGEKRNTIASVAAGVLFFTGWWIIIDAAVKYPSGESLNHSYHACGVIATVAFLMINAVSNGQVRGDGYSEGCIGQIGARIWLFIGFMLAFGSLIASMWILFGGYVAAEGAREVYPGIAIFFQNAFIFFGGLVFKFGRTEDLWQ; translated from the exons ATGTCTGGGTTTCTTGATGGGATGAGATGCTCAGAGTGCATCGACTGGGGAGAGAAGAGGAACACGATTGCGTCTGTTGCAGCTGGCGTTCTA TTCTTCACAGGTTGGTGGATCATCATAGATGCCGCCGTTAAATATCCCAGCGGAGAATCGCTGAACCACTCTTACCACGCGTGTGGGGTCATAGCCACCGTCGCATTTTTAAT GATAAACGCGGTGTCGAACGGGCAGGTCCGCGGTGACGGTTACAGCGAAGGATGCATAGGGCAGATTG GTGCCCGCATTTGGCTGTTCATTGGATTTATGTTGGCTTTCGGTTCTCTGATTGCATCAATGTGGATTCTCTTTGGCGGTTATGTAGCAGCAGAAG GGGCGAGAGAAGTGTATCCTGGAATAGCCATCTTTTTTCAGAACGCTTTTATTTTCTTTGG GGGTCTCGTTTTCAAATTTGGCCGCACGGAAGATTTATGGCAGTAA
- the TMEM50A gene encoding transmembrane protein 50A isoform X2: MSGFLDGMRCSECIDWGEKRNTIASVAAGVLFFTGWWIIIDAAVKYPSGESLNHSYHACGVIATVAFLMINAVSNGQVRGDGYSEGCIGQIGARIWLFIGFMLAFGSLIASMWILFGGYVAAEGVSFSNLAARKIYGSK, encoded by the exons ATGTCTGGGTTTCTTGATGGGATGAGATGCTCAGAGTGCATCGACTGGGGAGAGAAGAGGAACACGATTGCGTCTGTTGCAGCTGGCGTTCTA TTCTTCACAGGTTGGTGGATCATCATAGATGCCGCCGTTAAATATCCCAGCGGAGAATCGCTGAACCACTCTTACCACGCGTGTGGGGTCATAGCCACCGTCGCATTTTTAAT GATAAACGCGGTGTCGAACGGGCAGGTCCGCGGTGACGGTTACAGCGAAGGATGCATAGGGCAGATTG GTGCCCGCATTTGGCTGTTCATTGGATTTATGTTGGCTTTCGGTTCTCTGATTGCATCAATGTGGATTCTCTTTGGCGGTTATGTAGCAGCAGAAG GGGTCTCGTTTTCAAATTTGGCCGCACGGAAGATTTATGGCAGTAAATAA